One genomic region from Cyanobium usitatum str. Tous encodes:
- a CDS encoding ROK family protein has protein sequence MNQLIGVDLGGSAIKLGRFSEAGDLLAELQVPTPQPAMPGAVTTAIVAAVQQLDPERLADRVGVGHPGPSDQAGRVARIAINLPGWLDVPLANWLEPLLERPVTLANDANCALIGEHWLGAARGVGDVLLLTLGTGVGGAVLLDGQLFTGHRGAAAEPGLIGLDPAGPPCNSGNNGSLESFCSRRGFDRLSSVDPAELCRRAAGGDGEALAVWRAYGQLLGQGLSSLLYVLTPELVLIGGGLSGASDHFLPAVWQEVEQRVQAASREGLTIRRCSLGNGAGRLGAARLALQRLAPSLG, from the coding sequence ATGAACCAGTTGATCGGGGTGGATCTAGGGGGTAGTGCCATCAAGTTGGGGCGCTTTAGCGAAGCCGGCGACCTGTTAGCCGAGCTGCAGGTGCCCACGCCCCAGCCAGCGATGCCAGGTGCCGTGACAACGGCGATCGTGGCGGCGGTGCAGCAACTTGATCCCGAGCGCCTGGCCGATCGGGTTGGGGTGGGCCACCCCGGTCCGAGCGACCAGGCCGGCCGGGTGGCGCGCATTGCCATAAATCTGCCGGGTTGGCTGGATGTGCCCCTGGCCAATTGGCTCGAACCGCTGTTGGAGCGACCCGTGACCCTGGCCAATGACGCCAATTGCGCCCTGATCGGTGAGCACTGGCTCGGGGCCGCCCGCGGAGTTGGCGATGTGTTGCTGCTCACCTTGGGCACGGGCGTGGGCGGTGCGGTGTTGCTTGATGGCCAGTTGTTTACAGGTCATCGGGGGGCGGCCGCCGAGCCCGGTTTGATCGGCCTCGATCCCGCTGGTCCGCCCTGCAACAGCGGTAACAACGGCTCCCTGGAATCCTTCTGCAGTCGACGCGGCTTCGATCGCCTCTCCAGCGTGGATCCGGCCGAACTCTGCCGCCGGGCCGCTGGCGGCGATGGCGAAGCCCTGGCGGTGTGGCGGGCCTACGGCCAGCTGCTGGGGCAAGGTTTGAGCTCTTTGCTCTATGTGCTTACTCCGGAGCTAGTGCTGATTGGTGGTGGCCTCAGCGGCGCCAGCGATCACTTCCTGCCAGCGGTGTGGCAAGAGGTGGAGCAGCGGGTGCAGGCGGCCAGCCGGGAGGGCCTGACGATTCGTCGCTGCAGC
- a CDS encoding translocation/assembly module TamB domain-containing protein, with protein MLAALTGSCGTLFLLAWGGDQALRKLYQHWRPRLEQPLSQLSGHPVELGEYQGLGWGGLRIGPSGIAPGRLDGSTVLVRSVSVSLDPLASLRQRLPVLHVGLAGVRAELRRNSQGQYWVPGRLDLGTKPPRLDLRLRLVDPAMLTLLPSGASLRLTGRGAVRPHRSELELAAWLGSEAAAGELAMELQGNWQSQRWGGTLRAKALQLAPLQRLLGVPGLLAGRADGTFALAWRDRQPFCKGGAQLRQLRWRPATGVARLELPFSQLRCSGQALELDRSAWRWGAPGSKGLQGTLQLEGLWQRNQLQVRQFELARGSSWLRLKGSLARTFELTGQWQLRPSDLPLQAGTPEWVLNQQVGGSVSARGPWDLPQLQARFGQPSNPLLGPWDAVLAWRDKRLVLQRFSSAHLSARGVLPLGLRAGEGLVPGQLDLSLELQRYPLERLDLLLGAQMRGILQASGRVRGPLNALTPDLDLRIDQPGAGPLSLRENWQGNWLGDPVGGGRLRMEALAPAPVGVLTARLDSSWVPLQVRLERAGGTLELNGRPRGYRWQAIQMPLDGLQLALGPKSRRQPLQALLSGEGLLELQPLAFSGNAQLDRPVFLGVWGKSAQANFRYAKRRYSAQGAISPLAGGKLAIDWSGVWHGAFRARLQGDRLPPLFLQQLVRAWPLWRGEGVPILGRASDIGTLLIDTFGGSVQDQLRALELAKARLRVARLERDRQSTPQERLQRLAGHIDADLRLDGATLLEARADLQARAHLWLPEANQDQPLTSVPVLVKFTGPLRRGAGNFSLADLPLELLALLTPVPAGLRGRLSLQGRYRLGTPQPELALNISLVDGYLRETALVLERGTIQLEQARLLLDLSLRAAGASSSVELAGVVPLDSGKQGLELRLASRDDGLRFLAGLAQPALQWNQGSGDLQLLVRGSVSEPIANGFLRFRGAQLQFIGQKVRDVDATVLFDFEQLLLQEFNAKVGDKGVLRGQGSLGLFRPEATADGKDATLKVELEKVAFAMPRIKAVADGALQIGGSLAALDIGGELAISRGSINVQPARLASEANLAAPVVSAAELLESRWNYDQPLVLLGPDVESNASESLRAAVTNASFVGFDDLKLKLGPNLNVGIPNLANFGTSGVLRLNGRLDPSLRLQGVVRLLNGRLNLFTTTFGLDPDSPNVAVFTPSMGLIPFLDISLRTRVSDNLPTTSGVGTAGSLSLQDFQAIGATNSLDQLNLVRVFISVSGPADRLADNLVLRSSPPLSQDRLLALIGGNTLAGLAVSAGGTVLATAIGQTLLSPLLGTLGDAFGQRLSFALYPTYVNQAVASGAERRSGRVPPQLVLGAEIGLDFTERFNASVLAAPNRSDVPPQLNLNLKASELLNLQGAIDSQGSWQTQLQLFFRF; from the coding sequence TTGCTGGCCGCATTGACTGGCAGCTGCGGCACCCTGTTTTTGCTTGCTTGGGGTGGTGATCAGGCCCTGAGAAAGCTTTACCAGCATTGGAGACCTCGGCTTGAGCAGCCGCTCAGCCAGCTTTCCGGCCATCCCGTTGAGCTTGGCGAGTATCAGGGTCTGGGCTGGGGTGGTCTGCGCATTGGGCCCAGTGGCATCGCCCCTGGGCGGCTGGATGGCTCCACAGTCTTGGTGCGTTCGGTTTCGGTGAGCCTGGACCCGCTGGCGAGCCTGCGCCAGCGTTTGCCAGTGCTGCATGTGGGCTTGGCCGGAGTGCGAGCTGAGCTGCGCCGCAATTCTCAAGGTCAGTATTGGGTGCCAGGGCGGCTTGACCTAGGCACAAAGCCGCCGCGGCTGGATCTCAGGTTGCGCCTGGTTGATCCCGCCATGCTCACCCTGCTGCCTTCCGGTGCCAGCCTCCGCCTCACGGGCCGCGGTGCAGTTCGGCCCCATCGGAGCGAGCTGGAGCTGGCGGCTTGGCTGGGCTCAGAGGCGGCCGCTGGCGAGCTGGCCATGGAGCTCCAGGGTAATTGGCAGAGTCAGCGATGGGGTGGAACCTTACGGGCAAAGGCCTTGCAGCTTGCCCCGCTGCAGCGCCTTTTAGGCGTGCCTGGTCTGCTTGCTGGCAGGGCAGATGGCACCTTCGCCTTGGCTTGGAGGGATCGCCAGCCCTTTTGTAAAGGGGGAGCCCAGCTGCGCCAATTGCGCTGGCGGCCAGCTACTGGCGTTGCCCGATTGGAGTTGCCATTCAGCCAACTGCGCTGCAGCGGCCAGGCGCTCGAATTGGATCGCTCTGCTTGGCGCTGGGGCGCACCGGGGAGCAAGGGCCTGCAGGGCACGCTGCAGCTTGAGGGGCTATGGCAGCGCAACCAGCTTCAGGTACGCCAGTTTGAGCTGGCCCGCGGCAGTTCCTGGCTAAGGCTCAAGGGGAGCTTGGCCAGGACTTTTGAGCTGACGGGGCAATGGCAGCTCCGGCCAAGCGACCTTCCCCTTCAGGCTGGAACTCCTGAGTGGGTGTTGAACCAACAGGTAGGCGGTTCAGTTTCGGCTAGGGGGCCGTGGGACCTGCCCCAGCTCCAGGCCCGCTTTGGTCAGCCCAGCAACCCCTTGCTGGGTCCCTGGGATGCGGTTTTGGCTTGGCGCGACAAGCGCCTAGTGCTGCAGCGGTTTAGCAGTGCCCACCTCTCGGCCCGTGGCGTGTTGCCCCTGGGCCTACGGGCGGGTGAGGGGCTGGTGCCAGGCCAGCTCGATCTCAGCTTGGAGCTGCAGCGCTACCCCCTGGAGCGACTCGACCTGCTTTTGGGCGCCCAAATGCGGGGAATCTTGCAAGCCTCCGGCCGGGTGCGGGGCCCTCTCAATGCCTTGACCCCAGACCTGGATCTCCGGATCGACCAGCCCGGTGCCGGCCCCCTGAGCTTGCGAGAAAACTGGCAGGGCAACTGGTTGGGTGATCCGGTTGGTGGTGGGCGCCTACGCATGGAAGCCCTCGCCCCAGCGCCGGTGGGGGTGCTTACTGCCCGCCTCGATTCCAGTTGGGTACCGCTTCAGGTGCGCCTTGAACGGGCCGGCGGGACGCTGGAACTCAACGGCCGCCCTCGGGGCTATCGCTGGCAGGCGATCCAGATGCCCCTCGATGGATTGCAGCTAGCCCTAGGGCCCAAGTCCCGCCGGCAGCCCCTGCAGGCCCTGTTGAGCGGTGAGGGCCTGCTGGAACTCCAACCCCTGGCCTTCAGCGGCAACGCCCAGCTTGATCGGCCAGTGTTTTTGGGCGTTTGGGGGAAATCGGCCCAGGCGAATTTCCGCTATGCCAAGCGTCGCTACTCAGCCCAAGGAGCTATTTCTCCTCTTGCTGGGGGCAAACTTGCCATCGATTGGAGTGGCGTCTGGCATGGCGCCTTCCGAGCCCGCCTGCAGGGTGACAGATTGCCGCCGCTGTTTTTGCAGCAGTTGGTGCGGGCCTGGCCCCTGTGGCGCGGCGAGGGGGTTCCGATCCTGGGCCGGGCCAGCGACATCGGCACCCTGCTTATCGATACCTTTGGCGGCAGCGTGCAGGACCAGCTGCGGGCCCTGGAGCTCGCTAAAGCTCGGCTGAGGGTTGCCCGGCTGGAGCGTGACCGGCAAAGCACTCCTCAAGAGCGACTGCAGCGGCTGGCAGGTCACATCGACGCAGACCTGCGCCTTGATGGAGCCACCCTGCTGGAAGCCCGCGCCGACCTCCAGGCCCGCGCCCACCTTTGGTTGCCTGAGGCAAACCAGGACCAGCCCCTTACCTCTGTGCCGGTGCTGGTGAAGTTCACCGGGCCCCTGCGGCGGGGGGCTGGCAATTTCAGCCTGGCCGACCTGCCCCTTGAGCTGTTGGCGCTGCTTACCCCTGTGCCCGCCGGATTGCGGGGCCGCCTATCTCTGCAGGGGCGCTACCGCCTCGGAACTCCCCAGCCTGAGCTTGCCCTCAACATCAGCCTGGTTGATGGCTACCTAAGGGAAACGGCTTTGGTGCTGGAGCGGGGCACCATTCAGCTGGAGCAGGCCAGGCTGCTCCTTGATCTTTCTTTGCGGGCGGCAGGGGCTTCAAGCAGCGTCGAATTGGCGGGGGTTGTGCCCTTGGATTCAGGTAAGCAGGGTCTTGAACTGCGCCTGGCCAGCCGCGACGACGGCTTGCGTTTCCTGGCGGGGCTTGCCCAGCCTGCCCTGCAGTGGAATCAGGGCAGCGGCGACCTGCAACTGCTGGTGCGCGGCAGCGTCAGCGAGCCGATCGCTAACGGATTTTTGCGTTTCCGGGGGGCTCAGTTGCAGTTCATCGGCCAAAAGGTTCGTGACGTCGATGCAACCGTGCTGTTCGACTTTGAGCAGCTCCTGCTTCAGGAGTTCAACGCCAAGGTGGGAGATAAGGGAGTGCTGCGCGGTCAAGGAAGCCTGGGGCTGTTTCGCCCTGAGGCCACCGCCGATGGCAAAGACGCCACCCTGAAGGTGGAGCTCGAAAAGGTGGCCTTCGCCATGCCCCGTATCAAGGCCGTGGCTGATGGGGCCCTCCAAATCGGAGGCAGCCTTGCTGCCCTTGATATTGGCGGGGAACTGGCTATTTCCCGGGGCAGCATCAACGTTCAGCCCGCCAGATTGGCCAGTGAAGCCAATCTGGCGGCTCCAGTAGTCAGCGCCGCTGAATTGCTCGAATCCCGCTGGAATTACGACCAGCCCTTGGTACTGCTCGGTCCGGATGTGGAGAGCAACGCCAGTGAGTCCCTGCGTGCCGCCGTAACCAACGCCAGCTTTGTGGGTTTCGATGACCTGAAGCTGAAGCTGGGCCCAAACCTGAATGTGGGTATTCCCAACCTGGCAAATTTTGGTACCAGTGGGGTGCTGCGTCTCAATGGGCGGCTGGATCCGAGCCTGCGCTTGCAGGGCGTGGTGCGGTTGCTGAACGGGCGACTCAACCTGTTCACCACCACGTTTGGACTCGACCCCGACTCTCCAAACGTTGCGGTGTTCACACCCTCCATGGGATTGATTCCTTTTCTTGACATCTCGCTGCGTACCAGGGTCTCCGACAACCTGCCGACCACCAGTGGTGTTGGGACAGCCGGCAGCCTGTCGTTGCAAGACTTTCAGGCGATTGGCGCCACCAACTCCCTCGACCAGCTCAACTTGGTGCGGGTGTTTATTAGTGTGAGCGGACCCGCGGACCGGCTTGCAGACAACCTGGTGCTGCGCAGTTCGCCGCCGCTTTCGCAAGATCGTCTCCTGGCCCTGATTGGCGGCAATACCCTTGCCGGCCTGGCGGTATCGGCAGGTGGCACCGTTCTGGCTACCGCCATAGGCCAAACCCTGCTCTCGCCCCTACTCGGCACCCTCGGCGATGCCTTCGGCCAGCGGCTCAGCTTTGCCCTCTATCCCACCTATGTGAACCAAGCTGTGGCCAGTGGCGCCGAACGCCGTTCAGGTCGGGTGCCGCCCCAGCTGGTGCTGGGAGCTGAGATAGGCCTGGATTTCACGGAACGGTTCAATGCATCTGTGTTGGCTGCTCCCAACCGCTCCGACGTGCCCCCCCAATTAAATCTGAATCTCAAGGCCTCAGAACTTCTCAACCTGCAGGGGGCCATCGACTCTCAAGGTTCCTGGCAGACCCAATTGCAGCTGTTTTTCCGCTTCTGA
- a CDS encoding DUF2518 family protein — protein MAADPILLTAGKWLGAASGVLALTTIAGYLSRWGIRFRLVGVTSFTALLAVSCLTFAVSYSPRVQLAGAVSVPVVFDNGIDLVVATAPDGLADGAAAATVQQVALNLRGGGRSSADNLVHVRLRRVETVAPGLSKPVVLAEATRSLTDGDVQLQP, from the coding sequence ATGGCCGCTGATCCAATCCTGCTGACAGCGGGCAAATGGCTGGGGGCCGCCAGTGGGGTCCTGGCTTTGACGACGATTGCCGGTTATCTGAGCCGCTGGGGGATTCGCTTTCGCCTGGTTGGTGTCACCAGCTTCACGGCTCTGCTTGCCGTTTCCTGCCTGACCTTCGCGGTGAGCTACAGCCCTCGGGTGCAGCTAGCTGGAGCAGTGAGCGTGCCGGTGGTGTTCGACAACGGCATCGACCTGGTGGTGGCAACAGCTCCAGACGGCCTGGCGGACGGGGCCGCGGCAGCCACCGTTCAACAAGTAGCCCTAAACCTCAGGGGTGGCGGGCGCAGCAGCGCCGACAACCTGGTGCATGTGCGACTGCGCCGGGTCGAGACGGTCGCCCCAGGGCTGAGCAAGCCGGTGGTGCTAGCGGAAGCCACTCGCAGCCTGACGGATGGTGACGTTCAGCTACAGCCCTAA
- a CDS encoding DUF4332 domain-containing protein — protein sequence MWQLPIHFQREQSQLELAGIDDWPQLAGLQDQDLRRLGRSGGASEARLIKLRGQARLVVEVGLEPAEAALLLYAGIASRAGLAASDPHQLLVQMGRLQRSLTGMASPLLDLATLSEWIRRAKRRPTN from the coding sequence ATGTGGCAATTGCCAATTCACTTTCAGCGTGAACAAAGCCAATTGGAGCTGGCCGGCATCGATGACTGGCCCCAACTGGCCGGTCTTCAAGACCAGGATCTGCGCCGACTCGGCCGCAGCGGCGGCGCCAGCGAGGCCCGGCTGATCAAGCTTCGGGGCCAGGCCCGGCTAGTGGTGGAGGTGGGACTCGAGCCTGCAGAAGCCGCCCTGCTGCTCTACGCCGGCATCGCTAGCAGGGCTGGCTTGGCGGCTAGTGACCCGCATCAACTTTTGGTCCAAATGGGCCGGCTGCAGCGAAGCCTCACAGGCATGGCTTCCCCCCTGCTCGATCTGGCCACCTTGAGCGAATGGATCCGGCGGGCCAAACGCCGCCCCACAAACTGA
- a CDS encoding CocE/NonD family hydrolase — MSSPAPELLRVQWRDEAMECRDGIKLISRVWQPAGQGPWPVLLMRQPYGRAIASTVTYAHPSWYAAHGFLVVVQDVRGQGASQGKFQGFEQELSDGADTIRWVRKLAGSNGRVGCYGFSYQGLTQLLSDDPAAIPDCLAPAMTGLDERSDWACEGGAHWWALGLGWGLQLAAMRCQKLGDDAGWQAIRRSLDSRDFLAEGLDLLKRHDPQGMACRWLQLPASEAPRWVCHQPDPALWQRPMLLIGGWYDPHLRGILNLFSLAKAAGGSPLLRIGAYTHLDWNGGLDRLQLAFFQHHLQDQAAAEELSVAVLLEKDPHAYGKQSSRHWRAPNSAGSPLSWGLGSSGLATIDAEEGELLLDQFGSGEVALVHDPWRPVPGRGGHLGLDPGPCERGDLDCRGDVICFTSSPLSATLELEGRPVLTVAVRADQPSFDLCATLSVLDIQGRVLQLSTGVARTQQPAGEKSLLQVQLQPLLAELGPGERLRLSLAGAAWPQIAVNPGDGREPLGPAGPLHRVITLEIELADSQLQLLPLLDSKFGPH, encoded by the coding sequence GTGAGCAGCCCGGCGCCAGAGCTGCTGCGGGTTCAGTGGCGCGACGAGGCCATGGAATGCCGCGATGGCATCAAGTTAATCAGCCGCGTTTGGCAACCAGCCGGCCAGGGACCATGGCCGGTGCTGCTGATGCGCCAGCCCTACGGCCGGGCAATCGCCTCAACTGTTACCTATGCCCATCCCAGCTGGTACGCAGCCCACGGCTTTCTGGTGGTTGTTCAGGATGTGCGCGGTCAAGGTGCCTCCCAGGGGAAGTTCCAAGGATTCGAGCAGGAGTTATCCGATGGTGCAGACACCATTCGCTGGGTTCGCAAACTTGCTGGCAGTAACGGGCGAGTCGGTTGCTATGGGTTTTCTTACCAAGGCCTGACCCAATTACTTAGCGACGACCCTGCGGCTATTCCTGACTGCCTCGCTCCAGCAATGACAGGCTTGGACGAGCGCAGCGACTGGGCTTGCGAGGGAGGAGCCCACTGGTGGGCCCTAGGCCTCGGCTGGGGACTGCAATTGGCGGCCATGCGCTGCCAAAAACTTGGGGACGATGCCGGCTGGCAAGCAATTCGCCGCAGCCTCGACTCAAGAGACTTTCTTGCTGAAGGCTTGGACCTTCTCAAGCGCCATGACCCCCAAGGCATGGCCTGTCGCTGGCTGCAGCTCCCGGCAAGCGAGGCCCCCAGGTGGGTTTGCCACCAACCAGACCCAGCTCTTTGGCAGCGCCCCATGCTGCTGATTGGTGGCTGGTACGACCCCCATCTGCGCGGCATCTTGAACCTCTTTTCACTTGCTAAAGCTGCAGGGGGCTCGCCGCTGTTGCGCATTGGCGCCTATACCCACCTCGACTGGAACGGCGGTCTTGATCGGTTGCAACTGGCCTTTTTTCAGCACCATCTGCAGGATCAAGCCGCTGCAGAAGAGCTAAGCGTTGCCGTTCTTTTAGAAAAAGACCCCCATGCATACGGCAAGCAGTCAAGCCGCCATTGGCGAGCCCCAAATTCAGCCGGCAGCCCCCTGAGCTGGGGGCTGGGCAGTAGCGGCCTGGCCACAATCGACGCGGAAGAGGGCGAGTTGCTGCTCGATCAATTTGGCAGCGGCGAGGTTGCCCTGGTGCACGATCCCTGGCGACCAGTTCCAGGCCGGGGCGGCCACCTTGGCCTCGATCCAGGCCCATGTGAGCGCGGCGATCTGGACTGCCGTGGTGATGTGATCTGCTTCACGAGTTCACCACTTAGCGCAACCCTGGAGCTGGAGGGACGGCCGGTATTAACTGTTGCTGTGCGGGCGGACCAACCCAGCTTTGACCTTTGTGCAACGCTATCGGTACTGGATATCCAGGGAAGGGTGCTCCAACTGAGCACGGGCGTGGCCCGAACCCAGCAGCCAGCCGGTGAAAAATCGCTGCTGCAAGTTCAATTGCAACCCCTGCTAGCTGAACTCGGCCCCGGCGAACGGTTGCGACTCTCCTTAGCGGGAGCGGCCTGGCCGCAGATTGCCGTCAACCCCGGCGATGGCCGCGAGCCCCTTGGCCCTGCCGGCCCGCTCCATCGAGTCATCACGCTTGAGATCGAACTCGCTGATTCCCAATTGCAGCTGCTGCCCCTCTTGGACAGCAAATTTGGGCCACACTGA
- a CDS encoding DUF3887 domain-containing protein — translation MSLRHLRPAQQPQTLSRMALAMLSLATGLSITVASLPGVPGGAALAQSQSGGVDRPALSVEAARAAANRILAAVKSRDPNLRYSQFSEELKAVSSPSMVAETMRTQPQLLSWKLLSVQRGLRSTTVEVSLNTSAGKREVFLVLNGAGQISGYHIDLADQAPSLVAIKFVTALSTGHFISARGFLSLELQGEIDVASLQARWQQLQRQTGDFVRINKAVEAGSSADQHLVLVYTEFNRLSDSLFVILNANNDIIGIDFPSDPIVPKQVR, via the coding sequence ATGTCGCTGCGCCACCTGCGCCCTGCTCAACAGCCCCAAACCCTCAGTCGCATGGCTCTGGCCATGCTTTCCCTGGCTACTGGGCTGAGCATCACCGTGGCTTCCCTGCCAGGAGTTCCAGGTGGTGCGGCTTTGGCCCAGAGCCAGAGCGGTGGCGTGGATCGTCCAGCCCTCAGCGTCGAAGCCGCCCGCGCTGCCGCCAATCGCATTTTGGCAGCAGTAAAAAGCCGCGATCCCAACCTGCGCTACAGCCAATTCTCAGAGGAACTCAAGGCGGTTAGCAGCCCTTCGATGGTGGCGGAGACAATGCGTACCCAACCCCAACTACTGAGCTGGAAGCTGCTCAGCGTCCAGCGCGGCCTGCGCAGCACCACCGTGGAGGTCAGTCTCAACACGAGCGCTGGCAAGAGAGAGGTGTTCCTAGTGCTCAATGGTGCCGGACAGATCAGCGGTTACCACATCGATCTGGCCGATCAGGCCCCCAGCCTGGTGGCCATAAAATTTGTCACGGCCCTCAGCACTGGCCACTTCATCTCTGCCCGCGGCTTTCTCAGCCTGGAATTGCAGGGGGAGATTGACGTCGCCAGTCTGCAGGCTCGCTGGCAGCAGCTGCAGCGCCAGACCGGAGATTTTGTGCGCATCAACAAGGCCGTTGAAGCGGGCAGCAGCGCTGACCAGCACCTGGTTTTGGTTTACACCGAATTCAACCGACTGAGCGACTCCCTGTTTGTGATCCTTAATGCCAACAACGACATAATCGGTATCGACTTTCCCAGCGATCCAATCGTCCCCAAGCAGGTGCGCTGA
- the glgB gene encoding 1,4-alpha-glucan branching protein GlgB, whose protein sequence is MSLLTLNWMAEDCQRLAECRHDHPFAVLGPQPLESGGWVLRVWMPEAERVELLIDGQSLPMATPNHPWIFEAPWGSDPGSSYQVRVNRGGIEHVQPDPWSFRHEWMGELDRLLFAEGNHHHIWRRMGAHVVEHNGVKGVQFCLWAPNARSVAVLGNFNGWDGRHHPMQARVGGSWELFIPGIEPGEIYKYEVRAQNGHCYQKADPYGFRHEIRPNNGSIVESLAGHHWQDSGWMQERDSRNPLDQPVSVYEMHLGSWMHGAADQPYIEPDGTPRAPVPAADLKPGARLLTYPELADRVIPYVKARGFTHIELMPISEHPFDGSWGYQVTGWYAPTSRFGTPDEFRSFVDRCHAEGIGVILDWVPGHFPKDAHGLAFFDGAHLYEHADPRIGEHKEWGTLIFNYSRNEVRNFLVANLVYWFEEFHIDGIRVDAVASMLYRDYLRPDGEWLPNENGGRENTEAVTFLQQANHVLFEHFPGALSIAEESTTWPMVTQPTNIGGLGFNLKWNMGWMHDMLDYFELDPWFRQFHQNNVTFSIWYAFTENFMLALSHDEVVHGKSNLLHKMPGDDWQKFANVRALLAYMWTHPGKKTIFMGMEFGQRSEWNVWGDLQWDLLQHDSHQGLQRLVDDLNVFYKSERALWGDDFSEFGFQWIDCNDNRHSIISFMRRESATGKWLVVVANFTPQSHSHYRVGVPLEGFYEEAFNTDAERYGGSNLGNLGGKFTDQWGIHGYEQSLDLCLPPLSVLVFRRDEIRSQQLDEDTCDEAANSGALLG, encoded by the coding sequence ATGTCCTTGCTCACCCTTAACTGGATGGCGGAGGATTGCCAGCGGCTGGCTGAATGCCGGCACGACCACCCGTTTGCGGTGCTGGGGCCCCAGCCTCTCGAATCGGGCGGTTGGGTGCTGCGCGTCTGGATGCCTGAGGCAGAGCGCGTTGAGCTGCTGATCGATGGCCAATCGCTGCCGATGGCCACCCCGAATCATCCTTGGATTTTCGAGGCCCCTTGGGGCAGTGATCCTGGTTCTTCCTATCAGGTGCGGGTCAACCGAGGCGGCATCGAACACGTGCAGCCCGATCCCTGGTCGTTTCGCCATGAGTGGATGGGCGAACTGGATCGCCTGTTATTTGCAGAGGGCAACCACCACCACATTTGGCGCCGCATGGGTGCCCACGTAGTCGAGCACAACGGCGTCAAAGGCGTTCAGTTTTGCCTCTGGGCCCCTAATGCCCGCAGCGTGGCGGTGCTGGGCAATTTCAACGGCTGGGATGGCCGCCACCATCCGATGCAGGCAAGGGTGGGCGGATCCTGGGAGCTATTCATTCCTGGGATTGAGCCAGGTGAGATCTACAAATACGAGGTGCGGGCTCAAAACGGGCACTGCTACCAGAAAGCCGACCCCTATGGCTTCCGCCACGAGATTCGTCCAAACAACGGCTCAATAGTTGAGTCCCTTGCAGGCCACCATTGGCAAGACTCGGGCTGGATGCAGGAGCGGGACAGCCGCAACCCCCTCGACCAGCCGGTTTCTGTGTATGAAATGCATCTGGGCAGCTGGATGCACGGCGCTGCCGACCAGCCCTACATCGAACCTGACGGCACACCGAGAGCGCCGGTGCCTGCAGCCGACCTCAAGCCCGGTGCTCGCCTGCTCACCTATCCAGAGCTAGCTGATCGGGTCATCCCCTATGTGAAGGCCCGCGGCTTCACTCACATCGAGCTGATGCCCATCTCGGAGCATCCCTTTGATGGTTCTTGGGGCTACCAAGTCACGGGCTGGTACGCCCCAACCAGTCGCTTTGGCACACCGGATGAATTCCGCTCCTTTGTAGACCGTTGCCACGCCGAAGGCATCGGCGTGATCCTCGACTGGGTGCCAGGCCACTTCCCCAAAGATGCCCACGGCCTGGCCTTCTTTGATGGCGCCCATCTTTATGAGCATGCCGATCCGCGCATCGGCGAGCACAAGGAGTGGGGCACCCTCATCTTCAACTACAGCCGCAACGAAGTACGCAACTTCCTTGTAGCCAACCTGGTTTATTGGTTTGAAGAGTTCCACATCGATGGCATCCGCGTAGATGCGGTGGCCTCCATGCTTTATCGCGACTACCTGCGTCCAGATGGTGAATGGTTGCCGAATGAGAATGGCGGCCGGGAAAACACCGAGGCCGTTACTTTCCTGCAACAGGCCAACCACGTGCTGTTCGAGCACTTCCCCGGAGCACTCTCTATTGCCGAGGAATCCACCACCTGGCCCATGGTTACCCAGCCCACCAATATCGGTGGCCTCGGGTTCAACCTCAAATGGAACATGGGCTGGATGCACGACATGCTCGATTACTTCGAGCTTGATCCCTGGTTCCGCCAGTTCCACCAGAATAACGTCACCTTCTCAATCTGGTATGCCTTCACCGAGAATTTCATGCTGGCTTTGAGCCACGATGAAGTGGTACATGGCAAGAGCAACCTCTTGCACAAAATGCCAGGTGACGACTGGCAAAAATTCGCCAATGTGCGGGCACTGCTGGCATACATGTGGACCCATCCCGGCAAGAAGACCATCTTCATGGGGATGGAATTTGGCCAGCGGTCTGAGTGGAACGTATGGGGCGATTTGCAGTGGGATCTGTTACAGCACGACTCTCACCAGGGATTGCAGCGCCTCGTCGACGATCTCAACGTCTTCTACAAATCTGAGCGAGCTCTCTGGGGAGACGACTTCAGCGAATTTGGCTTCCAGTGGATCGATTGCAACGACAATCGCCACTCGATCATCAGCTTCATGCGTCGTGAAAGTGCTACGGGCAAGTGGCTTGTGGTGGTGGCCAACTTCACCCCCCAGAGCCATTCCCACTATCGAGTGGGTGTACCGCTGGAAGGCTTCTATGAGGAAGCCTTCAACACCGATGCCGAGCGCTACGGCGGCAGCAACCTGGGCAACCTGGGTGGCAAATTCACCGACCAGTGGGGTATTCACGGCTATGAACAATCCCTTGATCTCTGCCTGCCACCCCTTTCGGTGCTCGTCTTCCGTCGGGATGAAATCCGCAGCCAGCAGCTGGATGAAGACACCTGTGACGAAGCCGCCAATTCCGGGGCCCTGCTCGGGTAA